Proteins encoded within one genomic window of Gloeobacter kilaueensis JS1:
- the rimI gene encoding ribosomal protein S18-alanine N-acetyltransferase, with amino-acid sequence MEPGYLQAVDPADEESFAVLSRLLAVALPGHWTETMLRSDIVQPASHYYLAWAKTGEAVGFGGFWLIEDEAHLVVLAVEPACRQRGVGTALLWGLLQWAREQGARRMTLEVRADNEAALALYRRFGFVELGRRPGYYGEVDGLVLWTPRIDGPDYAGQLQQWAAGWRRP; translated from the coding sequence ATGGAGCCAGGATATTTACAGGCGGTAGATCCTGCGGACGAGGAGAGCTTTGCGGTGCTGTCTCGATTGCTGGCGGTGGCCCTGCCGGGCCACTGGACAGAGACGATGCTGCGCTCGGACATCGTTCAGCCTGCGAGCCACTACTACCTGGCCTGGGCAAAAACGGGCGAGGCGGTGGGTTTCGGCGGATTCTGGCTCATCGAGGACGAGGCGCATCTGGTAGTGCTGGCTGTCGAGCCGGCCTGTCGGCAACGGGGCGTGGGTACGGCCCTGCTCTGGGGGCTGTTGCAGTGGGCCCGCGAGCAGGGGGCGCGGCGGATGACCCTCGAAGTGCGGGCGGACAACGAGGCGGCCCTGGCCCTTTATCGGCGCTTTGGCTTTGTGGAGCTGGGGCGGCGACCGGGGTACTACGGCGAGGTCGATGGCCTGGTGCTGTGGACACCGCGCATCGACGGACCAGATTACGCCGGGCAGCTGCAGCAGTGGGCGGCGGGCTGGCGGCGGCCCTGA
- a CDS encoding ATP-dependent Clp protease ATP-binding subunit codes for MFERFTEKAIKVIMLAQEEARRLGHNFVGTEQILLGLIGEGTGVAAKVLKSMGVNLKDARIEVEKIIGRGSGFVAVEIPFTPRAKRVLELSLEEARQLGHNYIGTEHLLLGLIREGEGVAARVLENLGVDLTKVRTQVIRMLGETAEVSAGGNPGRTKTPTLDEFGSNLTQMASEGKLDPVVGREKEIERVIQILGRRTKNNPVLIGEPGVGKTAIAEGLAQRISNNDVPDILTEKRVVTLDIGLLVAGTKYRGEFEERLKKIMDEIRAAGNVVLVIDEVHTLIGAGAAEGAIDAANILKPALARGELQCIGATTLDEYRKHIERDAALERRFQPVMVGEPSVDETIEILRGLRERYEQHHKLKITDEALIAAAQLSDRYISDRYLPDKAIDLIDEAGSRVRLLSSQLPPAAKELDKELRQILKDKDDAVRGQDYERAGELRDKEMEIKGQIRAIAQARKSETTSEESPMVTEEDIAYIVASWTGVPVSKLTESETEKLLHMEDVLHQRLIGQEEAVRAISRAIRRARVGLKNPKRPIASFIFSGPTGVGKTELAKSLATYFFGSEDAMIRLDMSEYMERHTVSKLIGSPPGYVGYNEGGQLTEAVRRRPYTVILFDEIEKAHPDVFNVLLQILEDGRLTDAKGRTVDFKNTLMIMTSNVGSKVIEKGGGGLGFNTTGSEEEQRYNRISELVKEELKQYFRPEFLNRLDEIIVFHPLTREEVKQIAVIMLREVFARLEEQNIKLEITDAFNQKLIEEGYSATYGARPLRRAIQRLLEDQLAEEILSGRLKEGDTVQVDVDSDGKPAFLVKERTLATAEGTV; via the coding sequence ATGTTTGAAAGATTTACCGAAAAAGCGATCAAGGTCATCATGCTGGCCCAGGAAGAAGCCCGGCGCCTGGGCCACAACTTTGTGGGCACCGAGCAAATTCTGCTCGGGCTCATCGGTGAGGGTACGGGCGTCGCCGCCAAAGTGCTCAAGTCGATGGGCGTCAACCTCAAAGATGCCCGCATCGAGGTCGAGAAAATTATTGGCCGTGGCTCCGGGTTCGTGGCGGTCGAAATTCCATTTACACCCCGCGCCAAGCGCGTGCTCGAGCTTTCCTTAGAAGAAGCGAGACAGTTGGGGCACAACTACATTGGCACCGAGCATTTGCTCTTGGGCCTCATCCGCGAGGGTGAGGGGGTGGCCGCCCGCGTCCTCGAAAATCTTGGCGTCGATCTGACCAAAGTGCGCACCCAGGTCATCCGGATGCTGGGCGAAACTGCCGAAGTTTCCGCCGGTGGCAACCCTGGTCGTACCAAGACGCCGACCCTCGACGAATTTGGCTCCAACCTCACCCAGATGGCTTCCGAGGGCAAGCTCGATCCGGTAGTGGGCCGCGAAAAAGAGATCGAGCGGGTGATCCAGATTCTCGGTCGGCGCACCAAAAACAATCCCGTGCTCATCGGTGAACCCGGCGTGGGCAAGACGGCGATCGCCGAGGGTCTCGCCCAGCGCATCTCCAACAACGACGTGCCGGACATTCTCACCGAAAAGCGCGTCGTCACCCTCGACATCGGCCTGCTCGTTGCCGGTACCAAGTACCGGGGCGAATTCGAGGAGCGCCTCAAAAAGATCATGGACGAGATCCGCGCTGCCGGTAACGTCGTGCTCGTCATCGACGAGGTTCACACGCTCATCGGTGCCGGTGCTGCCGAAGGGGCGATCGACGCCGCCAACATTCTCAAGCCTGCCCTCGCGCGCGGCGAACTGCAGTGCATCGGGGCCACTACCCTCGACGAATACCGCAAGCACATCGAGCGCGACGCCGCCCTCGAACGGCGCTTCCAGCCGGTGATGGTGGGCGAGCCGTCCGTAGACGAGACGATCGAGATTCTGCGGGGCCTGCGCGAGCGCTACGAGCAGCACCACAAGCTCAAGATCACCGACGAAGCGCTCATCGCCGCCGCTCAGCTCTCCGATCGCTACATCAGCGACCGCTACCTGCCCGACAAGGCGATCGACCTCATCGACGAGGCCGGTTCCCGCGTCCGGCTGCTGTCCTCCCAGTTGCCTCCGGCGGCCAAAGAACTCGACAAAGAGTTGCGCCAGATCCTCAAAGACAAGGACGACGCCGTGCGCGGCCAGGACTATGAGCGGGCGGGTGAGTTGCGCGACAAAGAAATGGAAATCAAAGGCCAGATCCGCGCCATCGCCCAGGCCCGCAAGTCCGAGACCACCAGCGAGGAGTCGCCGATGGTCACCGAGGAAGACATCGCCTACATCGTCGCAAGCTGGACCGGTGTGCCCGTAAGCAAGCTCACCGAGTCTGAGACCGAAAAGCTCCTGCACATGGAGGACGTGCTCCACCAGCGGCTGATTGGTCAGGAAGAGGCGGTCAGGGCAATCTCCAGGGCGATCCGGCGCGCCCGCGTCGGCCTCAAAAACCCGAAGCGGCCCATCGCCAGCTTTATCTTCAGCGGCCCCACCGGTGTCGGTAAGACTGAATTGGCCAAGTCCCTCGCCACCTACTTCTTCGGCTCCGAGGACGCGATGATCCGCCTCGACATGTCCGAGTACATGGAGCGGCACACGGTGAGCAAGCTCATCGGCTCGCCTCCTGGCTACGTCGGCTACAACGAGGGCGGCCAGCTCACCGAGGCAGTGCGGCGGCGTCCCTACACGGTGATCCTCTTCGATGAAATCGAAAAGGCCCACCCGGATGTCTTCAACGTGCTCCTGCAGATTCTCGAAGATGGCCGCCTCACCGACGCCAAGGGCCGCACGGTCGATTTCAAGAACACCTTGATGATCATGACCAGCAACGTCGGCTCCAAGGTCATCGAAAAGGGCGGCGGCGGCCTCGGCTTCAACACCACCGGCTCCGAAGAAGAACAGCGCTACAACCGGATCAGCGAACTGGTCAAAGAAGAACTCAAGCAGTACTTCCGGCCAGAGTTCCTCAACCGCCTCGATGAGATCATCGTCTTCCATCCGCTCACCCGCGAGGAAGTCAAGCAGATCGCCGTGATCATGCTGCGCGAGGTGTTCGCTCGCCTCGAAGAGCAGAACATCAAGCTCGAGATCACCGACGCCTTCAACCAGAAGCTCATCGAAGAAGGCTACTCCGCCACCTACGGTGCCCGTCCCCTGCGCCGCGCCATCCAGCGCCTGCTCGAGGACCAGCTGGCCGAAGAGATCCTCTCAGGCCGCCTCAAAGAAGGCGACACCGTGCAGGTCGATGTCGATAGCGACGGCAAGCCGGCCTTTCTCGTCAAAGAAAGAACCCTGGCTACCGCCGAGGGCACGGTCTAG
- a CDS encoding YidH family protein: MSAPELPVSKGIDRQREHQANERTFLAWVRTSITLISFGFVIARFGLFLRSLGLMLGEGRIAVPGWLNSQTEGALLLVAGISCLLIGTWRYDRAFLQIEAGDYRPGRRWAWIFTFGLIVLGVLLLPFIFSSVPTVGEHPAPESKGRLLPHPDL; the protein is encoded by the coding sequence ATGAGCGCCCCTGAGCTGCCCGTAAGTAAAGGCATCGACCGTCAGCGCGAACACCAGGCCAACGAGCGCACCTTCCTCGCCTGGGTGCGCACGTCGATCACGCTGATTAGCTTTGGCTTTGTGATCGCCCGCTTCGGTCTTTTTTTGCGCTCCCTGGGCCTGATGCTGGGGGAGGGGCGGATCGCCGTTCCGGGCTGGCTCAACTCCCAGACCGAGGGGGCGTTGCTTCTGGTAGCCGGGATCAGCTGTCTTTTGATCGGTACCTGGCGCTATGACCGCGCTTTTTTGCAGATCGAGGCTGGAGATTATCGGCCAGGCCGCCGGTGGGCCTGGATCTTTACCTTCGGGCTCATCGTTCTGGGGGTGCTGCTGCTGCCGTTTATCTTCTCCTCGGTTCCGACCGTGGGCGAACATCCAGCGCCCGAAAGCAAGGGCAGGCTCCTCCCCCACCCCGATCTCTAG
- the glgB gene encoding 1,4-alpha-glucan branching protein GlgB gives MYSTLERQAIEALAANLHSDPFAILGPHALVNDGQWVVRTFQPGAHSVRLVSEGGEVAMANAVHPDLFEAVLAGPPGAYRLRIVESWGEERIIDDPYRFRVAALSELDIHLFSEGNHNRIYEKLGAHRAEYDGVAGVHFAVWAPNARNVSLLGDFNRWDGRIHQMRRLGDSGIWDLFIPGLTVGTVYKFEIKNGFGHIYEKSDPYAFQMEVRPKSGSVVADLDGYEWHDADWLTRRAHTDPLRAPLAIYEVHLGSWMRVPEEENRFLSYGELAERLIPYVQQMGFTHIELLPIAEHPFDGSWGYQVLGYYAPTSRYGTPTEFMAFVDRCHRAGIGVILDWVPAHFPKDGHGLALFDGTHLYEHADPRKGEHKEWGTLVFNYSRNEVRNFLTANALFWFERYHIDGIRVDAVASMLYLNYGRKDGEWVANDYGGQENLEAISFLRQLNELIFKYFPGALSIAEESTAWPLVSRPTYLGGLGFNLKWNMGWMHDTLRYFKTDPFFRRYQHNDITFSITYTFFENFVLALSHDEVVHMKGSMIGKMPGDSWQKFANLRALYTFMYGHPGKKTIFMGMEFAQGREWNVWQSLDWHLLDYPQHQQMQRFFSDLNHLYTGEAALYEEDTSPSGFFWIDCHDYTNSVFSFVRQGKDPDERLLFVCNFTPSYHTHYRVGVPQAGFWQEIFNSDASLYGGGNQGNQGGIASEDWAVQGQPYSLALRLPPLGCLIFKRRAEANERP, from the coding sequence ATGTATTCTACTCTTGAAAGGCAGGCGATCGAAGCCCTCGCTGCGAACTTGCACAGCGACCCGTTCGCGATCCTCGGTCCGCACGCACTGGTAAACGACGGGCAGTGGGTAGTGCGCACCTTTCAGCCGGGAGCACACTCGGTCCGCCTTGTATCTGAGGGGGGCGAGGTGGCGATGGCAAATGCCGTCCATCCTGACCTCTTCGAGGCGGTGCTTGCCGGGCCGCCGGGCGCTTATCGGTTGCGGATTGTCGAAAGCTGGGGAGAGGAGCGGATCATAGACGATCCCTATCGCTTTCGGGTAGCAGCCTTGAGCGAGCTGGATATTCATCTATTTTCTGAGGGCAACCATAACCGGATCTACGAAAAGCTGGGAGCCCACAGGGCCGAATACGACGGTGTGGCGGGCGTTCATTTTGCGGTCTGGGCACCAAATGCCCGCAACGTCAGTTTGCTGGGGGATTTTAACCGTTGGGATGGCCGCATTCACCAGATGCGGCGGCTGGGCGACTCGGGGATCTGGGATCTGTTTATTCCCGGCCTGACGGTGGGAACGGTCTATAAGTTCGAGATCAAAAATGGCTTTGGCCACATCTACGAAAAGTCTGACCCCTACGCCTTCCAGATGGAAGTACGGCCCAAAAGTGGCTCGGTAGTAGCGGACCTGGACGGCTACGAATGGCACGACGCGGACTGGCTCACCCGCCGCGCCCACACCGACCCGCTCAGGGCACCGCTTGCCATCTACGAGGTTCACCTCGGCTCCTGGATGCGCGTGCCCGAGGAGGAGAACCGCTTTTTGAGCTACGGCGAACTGGCGGAGCGGCTCATTCCCTACGTCCAGCAGATGGGCTTTACCCATATCGAACTGTTGCCCATCGCCGAACATCCCTTCGACGGCAGCTGGGGCTACCAGGTGCTGGGGTACTACGCCCCTACCTCCCGCTACGGGACACCGACCGAGTTCATGGCCTTCGTCGATCGCTGCCATCGCGCGGGCATCGGTGTGATCCTCGACTGGGTTCCCGCCCACTTTCCCAAGGACGGCCACGGCCTTGCCCTCTTCGACGGCACCCACCTCTACGAGCACGCCGATCCGCGCAAGGGCGAACACAAGGAGTGGGGGACGCTCGTCTTCAACTACTCGCGCAACGAAGTGCGCAACTTCCTGACAGCGAACGCCCTGTTCTGGTTCGAGCGCTATCACATCGACGGCATCCGGGTCGATGCGGTGGCCTCGATGCTCTACCTCAACTACGGGCGCAAGGACGGCGAGTGGGTGGCCAATGACTACGGCGGTCAAGAAAATCTCGAAGCGATCAGCTTTTTGCGCCAGCTCAACGAACTGATCTTCAAGTATTTTCCCGGTGCGCTCTCGATCGCCGAAGAATCGACCGCCTGGCCCCTGGTCTCCCGCCCTACCTACCTGGGCGGGCTGGGTTTTAACTTGAAGTGGAACATGGGCTGGATGCACGACACGCTGCGCTACTTCAAGACCGACCCGTTCTTCCGGCGCTACCAGCACAACGACATCACCTTCTCGATCACCTATACGTTCTTCGAGAACTTCGTGCTCGCCCTCTCCCACGACGAGGTCGTACACATGAAAGGCTCGATGATCGGCAAGATGCCCGGCGACAGCTGGCAAAAATTTGCCAACCTGCGCGCCCTCTACACGTTTATGTACGGGCATCCGGGCAAAAAGACGATCTTCATGGGCATGGAATTTGCCCAGGGGCGCGAGTGGAATGTCTGGCAATCCCTCGACTGGCACCTGCTCGATTACCCCCAGCACCAGCAGATGCAGCGGTTCTTCAGCGACCTCAACCACCTCTACACCGGCGAGGCGGCCCTCTACGAGGAGGACACCAGCCCCAGCGGCTTTTTCTGGATCGATTGCCACGACTACACCAACAGCGTCTTTTCCTTCGTCCGCCAGGGCAAAGACCCCGACGAGCGGCTATTGTTCGTCTGCAACTTCACGCCGAGCTACCACACCCACTACCGGGTCGGAGTGCCCCAGGCCGGTTTCTGGCAGGAGATCTTCAACAGCGACGCCAGCCTCTACGGCGGCGGCAACCAGGGCAACCAGGGCGGTATAGCGAGCGAGGACTGGGCGGTGCAGGGCCAGCCTTACTCCCTCGCTCTGCGGTTGCCCCCCCTGGGCTGTCTTATCTTCAAACGCCGGGCTGAGGCCAATGAGCGCCCCTGA
- a CDS encoding RNA-guided endonuclease InsQ/TnpB family protein, whose translation MERAYRYRFYPTPEQEQLLRRTLGCVRLVFNKALAFRTDAWYQRKEKVDYLATSSLLTTWKQQEDLFFLNAVSSVPLQQCLRHLQKAFSNFWAGRARYPNFKKKRHGGAAEFTRSAFRYKDGQLFLAKCDAPLAIVWSRPLPEAVQPSTVTVKLDAAGRWHVSLLVDDQTVEPLEPNQKAIGLDVGITALVTTSTGEKVTNPRHYEHYYKRLRKAQRDLARKSSREPGQKSSRNREKARRKVARIQARIADSRRDFLHKLTTAIVRENQTVVVEDLAVRNMVRNRHLAHSISDAGWGELVRQLEYKCQWYGRTLVKVDRFFPSSKRCSSCGYILSVMPLSVRGWICPGCGTVHDRDINAAKNLLACGLASAAVGHTVEACGANIRPGGHRAEGQLHRSRNSKS comes from the coding sequence ATGGAACGTGCTTACAGGTACCGCTTTTACCCAACACCAGAGCAAGAGCAGCTTCTGCGTCGAACCCTTGGCTGTGTGCGCTTGGTCTTCAACAAAGCGCTCGCATTCAGAACCGATGCCTGGTACCAGCGCAAAGAGAAAGTAGACTATCTGGCTACTTCTAGCTTGCTCACGACCTGGAAGCAACAGGAAGATCTGTTTTTTCTGAACGCGGTGAGCAGCGTTCCCCTTCAACAGTGTCTGAGGCACCTGCAAAAGGCGTTCAGCAATTTTTGGGCGGGGCGTGCCCGTTACCCCAACTTCAAGAAGAAACGCCACGGCGGGGCAGCCGAATTCACCCGCTCGGCTTTCCGCTACAAAGACGGGCAACTGTTCCTTGCCAAGTGCGATGCGCCTTTGGCCATCGTCTGGAGCCGTCCCCTGCCTGAAGCGGTCCAACCCTCGACGGTGACGGTGAAACTGGATGCGGCGGGTCGTTGGCATGTGTCGCTTTTGGTAGACGACCAGACGGTTGAACCCTTGGAGCCGAACCAGAAGGCTATTGGACTAGATGTGGGCATTACTGCCCTGGTGACTACCAGCACAGGTGAGAAAGTCACTAACCCAAGGCATTACGAGCATTACTACAAGCGGTTGCGCAAGGCGCAGAGGGATTTGGCTCGCAAGTCCTCTCGAGAACCAGGACAAAAGAGTAGTCGCAATCGCGAGAAAGCTCGTCGCAAGGTTGCTCGTATTCAAGCCAGGATTGCCGACAGCCGCAGAGACTTCCTGCACAAGCTCACTACCGCTATCGTCCGTGAAAATCAAACGGTCGTGGTGGAGGATTTGGCTGTGCGGAACATGGTGCGCAACCGCCATCTCGCCCACTCCATCTCGGATGCGGGATGGGGGGAGTTGGTGCGTCAGTTGGAGTACAAGTGCCAGTGGTACGGTCGGACGCTGGTGAAGGTGGACCGCTTTTTCCCGAGCAGCAAGCGCTGTTCGAGTTGCGGTTACATCTTGTCTGTAATGCCGCTGAGTGTCAGGGGGTGGATCTGTCCTGGGTGTGGGACAGTCCACGACCGGGACATCAACGCGGCGAAGAACTTGCTGGCCTGCGGGTTGGCAAGTGCTGCCGTGGGACACACGGTGGAAGCCTGTGGAGCGAACATAAGACCTGGAGGACATCGTGCTGAAGGGCAGTTGCATCGAAGCAGGAACTCCAAATCGTGA
- a CDS encoding alpha/beta hydrolase, with the protein MVLSVVLLLLAAAGLGLSLWIVLPAPVFALLTLSIGAAEVSPWLMLWNLVVLGLAVLGFQHSRPHQVALVLACGGLALSALPLLQLPAAQKQFSAAMAAAFGPDYEARIAPQVRARMRSAPFSLIDSFRGIADLPVPVTSVQLARTPVPLRVDIYRPPAPGPHPALVVIYGGAWQRGDPGQDAQLSRYLASRGWAVFAIDYRHAPAWRFPAQIEDVRAALAFIRQRGAEYGADLGRVALLGRSAGAQLAMLAAYTPGLLPVRAVVSYYGPIYLADGYADPPRPDPIDTRSVLEAYLGGPPAAQSERYRLASPGSYTDRPQPPTLLVYGERDNIVEAKFARRLAQSLRASGTQVALLVIPWAGHSFDAVFSGPSNQLALYYTERFLAWAVAETKNRS; encoded by the coding sequence ATGGTGCTCTCTGTTGTCCTGCTATTGCTGGCTGCCGCTGGTCTGGGGCTCAGCCTCTGGATTGTATTGCCCGCTCCGGTCTTTGCCCTGCTCACCCTCAGCATCGGTGCGGCGGAGGTGAGCCCCTGGCTGATGCTCTGGAATCTTGTGGTGCTCGGGCTTGCAGTCCTGGGCTTTCAGCACTCCCGGCCGCATCAGGTCGCGCTGGTGCTGGCCTGTGGGGGTCTTGCCCTGAGTGCCCTGCCGCTATTACAACTGCCAGCCGCCCAGAAGCAGTTTTCAGCGGCGATGGCGGCAGCTTTTGGGCCAGATTACGAAGCCCGGATTGCGCCGCAGGTCCGAGCCCGGATGCGCTCCGCTCCCTTCTCGCTCATCGACAGCTTCAGAGGCATAGCCGACCTGCCGGTGCCGGTGACGAGCGTCCAGCTTGCGCGCACGCCTGTTCCCCTGCGCGTCGATATCTACCGTCCGCCCGCCCCAGGACCGCACCCGGCGCTGGTGGTTATCTACGGCGGTGCCTGGCAGCGGGGCGATCCCGGCCAGGATGCGCAGTTGAGCCGCTACCTGGCTTCGCGCGGCTGGGCGGTCTTTGCCATCGACTACCGCCACGCTCCGGCCTGGCGCTTTCCGGCCCAGATCGAGGACGTGCGGGCGGCCCTGGCCTTTATCCGGCAGCGGGGAGCTGAGTACGGAGCGGATCTGGGACGGGTTGCTCTATTGGGCCGCTCGGCGGGGGCGCAACTGGCGATGCTCGCCGCTTACACACCGGGTCTGCTGCCGGTGCGGGCGGTGGTGAGCTACTACGGCCCGATCTACCTGGCCGACGGCTACGCCGATCCGCCCCGCCCCGATCCGATCGATACGCGCTCGGTGCTGGAAGCTTATCTTGGAGGGCCGCCGGCAGCGCAGAGCGAGCGCTACCGCCTCGCCTCACCGGGCAGCTACACCGACCGTCCCCAGCCGCCGACCCTGCTGGTCTACGGCGAGCGCGACAACATCGTAGAGGCAAAATTTGCCCGCAGATTGGCGCAAAGCCTGCGCGCCTCCGGCACCCAGGTGGCGCTACTTGTCATTCCCTGGGCTGGCCACAGCTTCGATGCGGTCTTCTCAGGACCGAGCAACCAGCTTGCGCTCTACTACACCGAGCGTTTTCTTGCCTGGGCCGTCGCCGAGACTAAGAACCGCTCGTAG
- a CDS encoding family 10 glycosylhydrolase codes for MSRWKGFLLALWLWWSSAPLAFAAQATPLVVVKPPDPGMWDTLKGRIERLNLRYRVLSLDDLKPDNLGEAKVVFLPNLTTLTIEQVTGLQQWVEAGGRLIVSGPVGADSPPEVRDALKQLLGSYWLQPLAAPAHTQVQLSQPWAKLGNTVSTVQGGVLIRSEDSPASVAANWDDSSGAPAVLITDETTYLGWQWGLTSPTFDRDWLAAAVERFLPGSIGKGFKLAPVEVTAMTKELEGVLGRVESALLTSDARSKGAEQFPAAYRVAIARAEQTLKDLPALLRDGQDSQARSLWEDAIEDLWSHYPTSQKAALPEVRAIWLDRGTIVRAGSEEGLKKIFDRLAQSGVNTVFFETVNAGFTIYPSSIAPAQNPLTLGWDPLAAAVKLAHERKLELHAWIWTFATGNTRHNVLINRPQDYPGPVLAAHPDWAQTNRKGSLRPASQPEYWLDPANPEVRAYLISLLQEIVTRYDVDGVQFDYIRYPLQRTAGQFFGYGRAARSQFTQLVGVDPIEISPEESSLWSLWQRFKTEQVSNFVAQASESLRRLKPQIILSAAVFPQPPGERLRQLQQDWESWSTQGTIDLLVPMTYALNTRRLQQLVEPAVTELKQAPVLILPSLNLMSLPQVQLRDQLQAVRDLPSGGYSLFAAAHLEDNQQEMLANSSSASQLIPFRDPISTAIERFGALKKEWDFLVEQKQIWVGDYTLADWRAQVSRTQAALDVLTRQPTTGWLRTAREQVARTRDGLNNWLGYEKTLRPYRVQTWQNRLDSLDTLLRYAEARLERQMRSASTTSGS; via the coding sequence GTGAGCCGTTGGAAGGGATTTCTCCTGGCGCTCTGGCTGTGGTGGTCGTCGGCCCCCCTGGCGTTTGCCGCCCAGGCGACGCCGCTGGTCGTCGTCAAGCCCCCAGATCCAGGCATGTGGGACACGCTGAAGGGCCGCATCGAGCGGCTTAACCTGCGCTATCGCGTTCTGTCCCTCGACGATCTCAAGCCGGACAACCTGGGTGAGGCAAAGGTTGTGTTTTTGCCGAACCTGACAACGCTCACGATCGAGCAGGTGACGGGCCTCCAGCAGTGGGTAGAAGCAGGTGGGCGGCTGATTGTGAGTGGGCCTGTCGGGGCCGACTCGCCCCCGGAGGTGCGCGACGCGCTCAAGCAATTGCTCGGGTCTTACTGGTTGCAACCCCTTGCCGCACCCGCCCATACCCAGGTGCAATTGAGCCAGCCCTGGGCCAAACTGGGCAATACCGTGAGCACTGTGCAGGGGGGCGTGCTTATCCGAAGCGAGGATAGCCCCGCCAGCGTCGCCGCCAACTGGGACGACAGCAGCGGTGCCCCGGCAGTATTGATCACCGACGAAACCACCTACCTGGGCTGGCAGTGGGGGCTCACTTCGCCAACTTTTGATCGCGACTGGTTGGCGGCGGCGGTCGAGCGCTTTTTACCCGGCAGCATTGGCAAGGGCTTCAAGCTGGCCCCGGTCGAGGTGACGGCGATGACCAAAGAACTCGAAGGGGTTTTAGGCCGCGTCGAAAGTGCTCTGCTTACCAGTGACGCCCGCTCCAAGGGCGCAGAACAATTTCCAGCGGCCTACCGGGTGGCGATTGCCCGCGCCGAGCAGACGCTAAAAGATCTGCCGGCCCTTCTGCGCGACGGCCAGGACAGCCAGGCGCGCTCACTCTGGGAAGATGCGATCGAAGATCTCTGGTCGCACTATCCGACCTCACAAAAAGCGGCTCTGCCGGAGGTGCGGGCGATCTGGCTCGATCGCGGCACGATCGTGCGGGCGGGTTCCGAGGAGGGTCTCAAAAAGATCTTTGACCGCCTCGCCCAATCGGGGGTCAACACTGTCTTCTTCGAGACGGTCAACGCCGGTTTTACGATCTACCCGAGCAGCATTGCCCCGGCCCAGAACCCACTCACCCTGGGCTGGGATCCGCTGGCCGCCGCCGTCAAGCTCGCCCACGAGCGCAAACTCGAACTGCACGCCTGGATCTGGACTTTTGCTACCGGCAACACCCGCCACAACGTGCTCATCAACCGGCCCCAGGACTATCCCGGTCCGGTATTGGCCGCCCACCCCGATTGGGCCCAGACCAACCGCAAAGGTAGCCTTCGCCCGGCAAGCCAGCCCGAGTACTGGCTCGATCCGGCCAACCCGGAAGTGCGCGCCTACTTGATCAGCCTTTTGCAGGAGATCGTGACCCGCTACGACGTGGATGGCGTCCAGTTCGACTACATCCGCTATCCCCTGCAGCGCACGGCGGGCCAGTTCTTTGGCTACGGGCGGGCGGCGCGCAGCCAGTTTACCCAACTGGTGGGCGTCGATCCGATCGAGATCAGTCCCGAAGAAAGCTCGCTCTGGTCGCTCTGGCAGCGCTTCAAGACCGAGCAGGTGAGCAACTTTGTCGCCCAGGCTTCCGAATCGCTGCGCCGCCTCAAGCCCCAGATCATCCTCTCAGCGGCGGTTTTTCCCCAGCCCCCCGGCGAACGGTTGCGCCAACTGCAGCAGGACTGGGAAAGCTGGTCCACCCAGGGGACGATCGACCTGCTGGTACCGATGACCTACGCCCTCAACACCCGCCGCCTCCAGCAACTGGTCGAACCCGCCGTCACCGAACTGAAGCAGGCACCGGTGCTCATCCTGCCCAGCCTCAACTTGATGTCGCTGCCCCAGGTCCAGTTGCGCGACCAGCTCCAGGCGGTGCGCGACCTGCCCTCCGGCGGTTACTCGCTCTTTGCTGCCGCCCACCTCGAAGACAACCAGCAGGAGATGCTCGCCAACTCCTCCTCCGCTTCCCAGCTCATTCCGTTTCGCGACCCGATCTCGACGGCGATCGAGCGCTTTGGGGCGCTCAAAAAAGAGTGGGACTTTTTAGTCGAACAAAAGCAGATCTGGGTCGGCGACTACACCCTCGCCGACTGGCGTGCCCAGGTAAGCCGCACCCAGGCCGCCCTCGATGTGCTCACCAGACAACCGACCACCGGCTGGTTGCGCACCGCCCGCGAGCAGGTTGCCCGCACCCGCGACGGCTTAAATAACTGGCTGGGCTACGAAAAAACCCTGCGTCCCTACCGCGTCCAGACCTGGCAGAACCGGCTCGACTCGCTCGATACGCTGTTGCGCTACGCCGAAGCGCGCCTGGAGCGTCAGATGCGCTCCGCCTCGACTACGAGCGGTTCTTAG